The Gossypium hirsutum isolate 1008001.06 chromosome A03, Gossypium_hirsutum_v2.1, whole genome shotgun sequence genome contains the following window.
CAATGCATCTTTTGCTTAATTTTGGACACCTTTCAATCATGAATCTTTTGAGTGCAGTGAGGTGTTGCATCCCTTCGGGCAGAAACAACAGCTTTGGGCAATCATCAATTTCAAGAATTTGAAGCGATGTGAGATGTTGGAACCATGTTGGTAACGTCGAGAGATTCTCCAATTCTCCGATACACAAGTGCTGCAATGTTTTGGCGGATCCTAGAAGAATCCACTGGGGTAGTGACTCCAGCTTTGGCACTCCTCCAATCGCCAGTTTCCGGAGGCTACCATCTTCTTTCCTCTCAAGTTCTAACTCCTCCATAGTGAGATCAAGATTTTCACAATTTACAATTGCCAAATTTTCTAATGTAGTTAGGTATTTTAAACCTTGTGGCAATGAAACCAAGTTGTGGCAATTATTTATGTACAATTCTCGAAGGGCTGTGAGGTTTTGAATGTCTTCaaacaatttttctaaattttcacaCTCAGAAAAGATCAACGTCCGAAGAGAAGTTAGGCACGATATTCCTTTCTCGTGCAAACGCGTCTGTTTTGTTGTTACCCATAATTCTCTAAGGCTAATCAGGTACCTTATGTCTTTTGGTAACTCTTCAATTCCCCTACATCCATCAAGGTAAAGTGTTTGCAAACTCTGCAAATTGCAAATGGAATTTGGAAGTCTTTTTATATTTCCATTGTAGGCTAGGTTCAAATATCTCAACTGCTTTAAATAACGTATGTTGTTTGGCAATTGCTCTAAACTGCAGTTAGCCAAATCTAACACCCTCAAATGTTTAGACCTTGAGATGACTGCTGCAATAAGAGATTCGCTATCAGCCTTGCCTTCTTCATCTAATAACAAAAGTGATCGCAGACAACCCAAGTTATTTGGCAACTGAGAAGCATCTTGCTTTGATAGATCAAACCATAAATGCCGAACATTCCCAGTCGAATAATGGTTACATGAATTCACCTCATTTTGCGCCACTGATAATGCAACATCATGTACTAAATCATGCATTTTAAAGATGAAAGGGAAAAAATTATCTTCAACTTGTTGGAAGAAAGATCTTGATAGTAACTCTTGTATATACCGATTCCCAATATCTTCTGGCTCTTCATTTTCGTATGGTGATTGCAAAAAGCCATTTGCCATCCAAAGGGAGACCAAAAAGAGATGATCGAATTCAAAATCTTTTggaaaaactgaacaaaaagcAAAACATTGCTTTATATTGgaaattggccaaccatgctgctgttacattttgtggttgaagtgcatgcagcttgatgacatgctgcagcacatatgcttgctgtaacagcaaggtttctctttagtttcattctaattaatctagtttaaaatggacaagttgatgacaacttgatgcattaggtgttgaatgactagtttaggtggcttgtttatgtgtacaagcaatgttttaatagtcccaatgctgattagtggggttagttgactatttggtgatgtatttgactataaatgtatgttttttctagttgaatgaatgagctgaatgagctatcagccattagctcccttgctgcacatttgtgagcaagtaaaaatgcTTCTTGCACCTTGCTTCATGTTCTGTGCTCTTGTTCTCTCTtttgttgctgcctcttgcaccaacaattggtatcgagagctcttgtcttagtggacctgttgcttCAAAACAAGGAACTtgatggcttcttcaggattttcaccagcagccccaccagtcttcaatggagaaggctttcacatatggctggtcaagatgaagacttacctacaggccttcgatctgtgggaagttgttaacatagatgctgagccagcaccactgagggctaatcccacagtagctcagatcagacaacatgctgatgagaggaccaaaaggcacaaagccatgtcctgtATTCAGAACTGTGTATCAGATGTCATCTTTACCAGAattatggcctgtgagactccaaaacaggcctgggacaagcttaaggaggagtttcaaggcactgagagaacaaggcaacagcagctgttgaacttgagaagggatttcgagaatttgaagatgaaggaagaagaaacagtgaagcagtactcagatagaattatggcagtggttaacagcataaggctcctaggtgagcactttgatgaggcaagaattgtggagaaagtcctctccactttgcctgagagatatgaggccaagatatcctccctagaggactcaagagaccttgctagcatctctttgactgagttaatcaacaccttctatgctcaggaacaaaggagagctagcagagctgaagatcaccaagaagatgcatttcaagccaaggccagagaagcctcgagcaccaatgctcaaagaggcaaaaagccttggaaaaacaggcctaagcctgatgctgcaagaagcaatgaccagccctgcagatattgcaaga
Protein-coding sequences here:
- the LOC107887489 gene encoding putative disease resistance protein RGA1, producing MANGFLQSPYENEEPEDIGNRYIQELLSRSFFQQVEDNFFPFIFKMHDLVHDVALSVAQNEVNSCNHYSTGNVRHLWFDLSKQDASQLPNNLGCLRSLLLLDEEGKADSESLIAAVISRSKHLRVLDLANCSLEQLPNNIRYLKQLRYLNLAYNGNIKRLPNSICNLQSLQTLYLDGCRGIEELPKDIRYLISLRELWVTTKQTRLHEKGISCLTSLRTLIFSECENLEKLFEDIQNLTALRELYINNCHNLVSLPQGLKYLTTLENLAIVNCENLDLTMEELELERKEDGSLRKLAIGGVPKLESLPQWILLGSAKTLQHLCIGELENLSTLPTWFQHLTSLQILEIDDCPKLLFLPEGMQHLTALKRFMIERCPKLSKRCIEETGEDWPKIAHILDFYCDETDDK